The Aythya fuligula isolate bAytFul2 chromosome 7, bAytFul2.pri, whole genome shotgun sequence genome has a window encoding:
- the RBP4 gene encoding retinol-binding protein 4 → MAYTRRALPCLLLLALTFLGSSMAERDCRVSSFKVKENFDKNRYSGTWYAMAKKDPEGLFLQDNVVAQFTVDENGQMSATAKGRVRLFNNWDVCADMIGSFTDTDDPAKFKMKYWGVASFLQKGNDDHWVVDTDYDTYALHYSCRQLNEDGTCADSYSFVFSRDPKGLPPEAQKIVRQRQIDLCLDRKYRVIVHNGFCS, encoded by the exons ATGGCCTACACCAGGAGAGCTCTgccctgtctgctgctgctggcactcaccttcctgggcagcagcaTGGCAGAGCGGGACTGCCGGGTGAGCAGCTTCAAAGTCAAGGAGAACTTCGACAAGAACAGG TACAGCGGCACCTGGTATGCCATGGCAAAAAAAGATCCCGAGGGGCTGTTCCTGCAGGACAATGTGGTAGCCCAGTTTACTGTAGATGAAAATGGACAGATGAGTGCCACTGCAAAGGGCAGAGTCAGACTCTTCAA TAACTGGGATGTCTGTGCTGATATGATTGGCTCTTTCACTGACACTGATGATCCTGCCAAGTTCAAGATGAAGTACTGGGGAGTTGcctcttttctgcagaaaggaa ATGATGATCACTGGGTAGTGGACACAGATTATGATACATATGCTCTTCATTATTCCTGCCGCCAGCTAAATGAAGATGGCACTTGTGCTGATAGCTATTCGTTTGTGTTCTCCCGGGACCCCAAGGGATTGCCTCCAGAGGCACAGAAGATTGTCAGACAAAGGCAGATAGACCTCTGCTTggacagaaaatacagagttaTCGTTCATAATg GATTTTGCTCTTAA